The DNA region CACGTCCATGAGATCCTGGAGGAGCGCCTTTTTCGTAGCGCCCTTGATCATGAACGCCAGGAGGACGGAAAATACCCGCGCACCGAATGTCAGCGCCTCGGCCTCGAAGACCATCCGGAGCCGCGTCCGGTCCCCCACTTCGCTGACACGGATCTCGCTCCGATATACGGATCCGTGGCTCCGCGCTTCGGTCTCATACGACGAGCCCTCTTCGACACCGGTGATCCACATGACTTCGGTCGCCGTTTTTCCGAAGAGCGTCCGGGTTTCTCGCCACTTCAACCCCAGGATCCCGGTCGGGGGCCGTTCGAGGACCTCCACCTTTTGGATTCCCGAAATCGTGCGGACCGAGTTTGGGATGTCAGTGACGAGTTGCCAGACCCTCGCCCCCGGGGCCCGAATGGTGACCTCCACTTCGACGCGCATCGGTCGCCGCCCTCCCTTCGATGGATGCCGGATCGAGGCTCCGCACTCACCCTGCGCTCCGTTCCGCTTGCCGCCATGAGGCTGGAACGGCTCGACGATCAGGGAAGAGGCGCCCCGATGGCGCCCGGGTCACCCGTCAGCGGACCCAGGATCCAGATCACCACCCGGAAATAGATGAGGAGCCCCACGACGTCCATCACCGTGGTGATTCCCGGCGAGGAGGTCAGCGCCGGATCTATTCCGAGGCGGCGAAAGAGGAAGGGC from Gemmatimonadota bacterium includes:
- a CDS encoding SRPBCC family protein encodes the protein MRVEVEVTIRAPGARVWQLVTDIPNSVRTISGIQKVEVLERPPTGILGLKWRETRTLFGKTATEVMWITGVEEGSSYETEARSHGSVYRSEIRVSEVGDRTRLRMVFEAEALTFGARVFSVLLAFMIKGATKKALLQDLMDVKAVAEGGETQGSTS